The region GGCTGCACCGACCCGGTACGGGCCTCGGGCGACGCGAGCGTGATCCGGTCACCGGTCAACAGGGTCACGGTGACCGGCTTGGCCTGCGCCCGCGCGGTCGGTGCGGCCGGCTGCGGCTTCGCCGCCGTTGGTGCGGCCAGTCCGGCCGAGCCGGTGCCGAGCACCAACCCGATCCCCAGTGCGACCGCGGTCAATCTCCTCGGTACGTGCAACACAAACCTCCCCGTTCGACATCTCATGGATGCCAGGTCCTGCATGGACACGGGTCAGCATTGCATACCGGGTATGCATCTGATACCCCTGAGACTATCTAGAATTCGACCAATCAATCGCTTGTGATCATTCCCGACGCTCCACCCACATTCGACAGGGTCGATCATCTGGCGGGCCAATCGGCGCCGGTCGCCCCCTCGGAAGAGGGACCATGACCTCACCCAAGCATGGACGCTCGCGGGTGACCCCTACCTCGCCGACGATCCAGATTCCGTCACGAACACACAGCGGCCAACACTCCCGCCAAAGCACCTACCACCGGAGCACATCAACACAAGCAGCCCCACAAAAGGGACCGCCCCGACAACTACCGACCAAGCCACTCGACTCGATCCACAACAGCAACACCCACCCCCCTCCCCACACCCCCTCCCCCCAGGCCCCCCTCCCCCGCCGATCTAGGGCGAATGGTGGTGGCTGGAGATCAACAAGCACGTATTTGCCCTAGATCCACGAGCAGGGGGCCCTGGGGGGAGGAGGGAGGGGGCGGGGGGCGGGGGGTTAGGCGCGTTGGGTGGGGGTGGGGGTGGGGGTGCGGGGGTGGGGGGACCAGCGGGTGGCGTCGTCTTCGGCGAGGGGGCGGGAGAAGAGGTAGCCCTGGCCGGAGGCGCAGCCGAGGTTCATCAGCAGTGTGCGTACCTCCTCGGTTTCCACCCCCTCGGCGACGACGTCCAGGCTCAGCGTTCCGGCCAGCCGGACGATGCCCTCCAGCAACAGGAGTTGCCGGCGGGAGGACGCGACGGTGGCGGTGAACGAGCGATCGATCTTGAGTACGTCGGCCGGCACCTGCTGTAGGTAGCTCAGTGAGGAGAACCCGGTGCCGAAGTCGTCGATCGCCACCCGTACGCCGAGGGTCCGCAGCTCGGTCAGCTCCGCCCACACCCGGTCGTCGTCCCGGAGCAGCAGGCTTTCGGTGATCTCCAACATGAGCAGGGTCGGCGGTACGTCGGCCGCCGACAACGCGTCGCGTACCCGGTCGACGAAACCGCCGGCGCGCAGTTGCCGGGCCGAGACGTTGACGCTGACGTACGGCGTGGTGGCCGGCGTACGGTCCTGACCCCAGCGGCCGACGGCGGCGACCGCCTGGCGGAGCACCCAGTCGCCGATCTGCTCGATCAGGCCGGTCTCCTCGGCCAGTGCGATGAACTGGTCCGGCGGGACGATTCCCCGGCCGGGATGGTGCCAGCGGACCAGCGCCTCGAATCCGGTGGCGGCACCGCTGTAGAGGTCGACGATCGGCTGGTACTCGACCACGAAGCTGCGCCGCTCGACCGCCTCCGCCAGCGCCGTACGCAGTTCGAGTCGCTGCACGATCGCGGTGTGCAGCTCCGACTGGTAGCGGCACCAGCGGCCCTTGCCCGCGCCCTTCGCCACGTACAGTGCCAGGTCGCCGTGTTTGAGCAGTTCACCGGCGTCGGTGGCGTCGGCGCTGGTGGCCACGCCGACGCTGACCGACCCGTTGACCGGGATGTCGCCGACGGCGAGCGGCTCGGCGAGCGCCCGGATGATCTCGTCGGCGACCTGCTCGGCCCGCTCCGGGCTCTCCGCGTCCGGCACCAGGACGGCGAACTCGTCGCCGCCGAGCCGGGCCACCAGCCCGGTGGCGCCCACCAGGTCCCGCAGCCGTTGACCGACCGCTATCAGCAGCCCGTCGCCGACGGCGTGTCCGTGCGCGTCGTTGACCGAGCTGAACTCGTCCAGGTCGACGCAGAGCACCCCGACCGTACGGCCGCTGCGCCGGGCGTGGCCGACGGCGGCGTACACCTGGTCCTGGAACGACGCCCGGTTGGCCAGCCCGGTCAGTACGTCGTGCATCGACCGGTGGGTCAGTTCGCGTTCGAGCCGCCGCCGTTCGGTGATGTCCCGCATCGTCACCACGACTCCCCGGACGGTCCGGTCCCGGCGCAGGTCCCGGCAGCTCACCTCCAGGTGGATCCGCTCGCCGTCGGGGCGCCGTACGGTCCAGTCGGCCCACTCCCCCGCCGCCAACCGGCTCGGTTCGAGTAGGTCCACGAGCAGGTCGTGGTCGTCGGGATGCACCACCGAGGTCAGCTCGGCGCAGTCGGTCGGCTCGATGCCGATCACGGTCCGGACCGACGGGCTCGCGTACCGGATCGACCGGTCGTCGTCGACGACGAGGATGACGTCGGTGGCGTTGTGGACCACGCTGCGGAAGTACGCCTCGCTGTCCCGTCGGCTGATCTCCTGACTCAGCCCGATCCGTTCCAGCGCCAGCGCCACCTGCGCGGCCAGCACCTCCAGCGAGTCGCGCAGCCCGGCGAGCACCTCGGAGTCGGCGGCGACCAGCAGGGCGCCGACCCGGGGCAGGCCGGTGGCCCGTTCGTCGAGCACGAGCGGGCAGAGCACGGCGGTCTTGAACTGTCCCAACTGTTCGGCGAGTGCCGGTTGGAGCGCGCCGATCCGCAGCACCCGGGTCCGGCGGGCGGTCGCCGCGCTCGGTGCCGGGTAGTACGCGGACGGTTCGGTGACGGCGGGGCCCCAGATACTCGTCGCCACCGCCGGTACGCCGTCGGCCCGGTTGACGGTGAACACCACCCGGTGTGCGGCGTGTTTCGGCACCAGCCGGGCGACGGCGGCGCGTACGGCCCGGTCGACCTCGCGTGCGGCGGTCGCCGAGACCAGGTCGGCGGCGGCCTTGCGGAGGCTGCGTTCCCGGGCGACGACCAGCCGGTGGGCGTCGGCGGCGTCGGCGAGCCGGCTGAGCACGAGCACGAACATCACCCCGGAGACCACCGCGATCACCGTGCCGTCGCGTACGTCGCCGGTCACGGCCTGCAACAGCAGCACCGCCGGGGCGAGTACGGCGGCCAGGCCGAGCAGCACCAGTCGCAGCCGTCCGACCTCGATCTGCCGTGGCTGCGCCGGTTCGGTGAGCTGCGCCATGTCCGGGTGCAGGGCGGCGGCGCCCCAGCAGGCGGAGAAGGTGAACCAGCCCAGTTCGACCGGCCCACCCGGCTGCCAGCCGTCGCCGAGCAGGGCGATGCCGTAGCCCACGTCGGCGACGAGCAGTCCGGTCGCACCGATCATCAGCAGTACGGCGGCCGGGTTGATCCGGGTGGCGGTCAGCAGCCGGACGGTGGTGGCCAGCACCAGCAGGTCGGCCAGGGCGAATGCGGCCACCGTCGAGCTGCTGAACGTACTCACGCCGGGTTCGGTCAGGTGGGGAGCGAGGGCGAAGATCCATAGCAGGAAGCCGGCGGCGGTGCTGAAGATCAGAAAGTCGAGGAACTGGGAGCGGTCACGGGCGACAATATTCGACCTGGTGAGTCCGAGCAGTCCCGCGCCGATCAAGGGGAACATCAACAGATAGGAAACATCTGCCGCCGAGGCCGGCGCGTCGCTCGGCAAACCGGCGTCCACACTGTAAAGAGCATCGCCGACGGCCAGCAGCGCCATGCCGGCGGAAAGCAGCCACCAGGTGTATCCACGACGCGGGCGGTGCCACCGTACGCCGACCACGACGGCTACCACTCCACCCAGGCCCACCAGCCCGGACAGGACGGTACGCAGCACCGGCACGACGAAGAAACAGCCGACCAGCACGCCCATTACGGCGACGTACCAGGCCAATACCTTCCGTGCTGACACGAGCCTCCTGTCGATGAGGGAGTCAACTCCCCGAACCCGTCGAAACGACGTTGTCCGCCCGGTTTACCAGTCCTCGATCCGCTTCGCTATCGCCCCGCCGGGTAGTGGTTCACGACGATGGGTGCCGGCGTCGGGTACCCGACTCTCCACGAGGATTTTCACCCGGTGGGCACGTGTCACCGACTGATCCGCCCGACCGTGTCATTCCGAGAGTCGTACGACCAGATCGGAACGGAGCGCGGTGGTCTCGATCAGGTCGGCGTTGACCTGGTCGGTGCCCCGCGCCCGAGCGGCCGCCTCGGTCGCCGCGCGACCGAACCCGACGTGCCGTTCGGTGAGCCGGCGCAACCGCTCGCGCGCGTCGAGATCGAGGAACCACACCTCGTCGAGCAACCCGCGCAGCTCACCCCAGGGCGCGGTCGGCACCAGCAGATAGTTGCCCTCGGTGACCACGAGCCGTACCTCCGGCGGCACCCCGATCGCCCCGGCGATCGACTCCTCCAGGTCGCGACGGAACTCCGGCGCGTACACGGTGGTGTCGACGACCGTACGCAACCGGTGCGCCAGGGCCACGAAGCCGGCCCCGTCGAAGGTGTCGATCGCACCCTTGCGGGCGTGCCGGCCGAGGCGGTGCAGTTCGGCCTCGGCGAGGTGGAAGCCGTCCATCGGCACCAGCGCGGCCGTCGGACCGAGCGCGGCCACCAACCGACCGGCCAGGGTGGACTTGCCGGCGCCGGGTGCGCCGGTAATACCGAGCAGCCGCCGGGGACCGGCGACGACGAGGGCGCGGGCCCGCGCCACGAGCTGGTCGAAGGTGTACGGCTGCGCCGGTACCGCCACGGCTCGCCCGCTCAGTCGCGCGGTTGCGCGAGCACCGTCGGCTCGCTGATGGTGAACCGCGCCTCGACGCTGGCCTGGATGCTCTGCATCTGCGGATCGAGGTCGAGTTCGGGGACGCCGTCCATCGCGCCCTTGGCCCGGAAGTTCTGCGTCGAGCCGACCATCATCATCGGCCGGGGCTGGTCGGAGCTCGCGTCGGCGAGCTGGACCAGGGCGGTCACCCGGGCACCGAGCGCATCGGCGTACTCCCGGGCCCGGTCAACGGCCTCGCCGATCGCGGCCCGGCGCGCCTCCCGGTAGACCGGGCTGCCCGGCCGCAGTTCCCACCACGGCCCGGCGACCTGCGTCTGGTCCCGGTCGGCCAGCCGCAGCATCAGTTCGCCGAGCACCGTGAAGTCGGTGACGGTCACCGTCGTGCTCACGCTGCCGTGGTACGCCACCACCCGCTCACCGGAGCGTTTGACCTCGGGGTACACCTGCAACTGACCGCTCTCCCGGCGCTCGATCGCGGCCCCGTACGAGTCGATCAGGGCGCGTACGCCCTCGGCCCGTTCGGCGAGCCGGGTCAGGGTGGCCTGCCGGTCCTTGTCCCGCGCGGTCGCGGTCACCTGGAAGCGCGCCAGTTCCGGCGGCACCTCACGAAACGCCTCGCCGCGTACCGCCACCACCGGACCATCGACCATGGCCCCAACCCTAGGCGCCGCCGCTCGATCGGGCGAGCGATCGGCCCGGCGGATCACAGCCGTACGGTGGGGACCGGTTGGTCGAGCAGCACCCCGCCGACCGTCTCGAACAGGTCGGGGCCGACCATGGCGTGCTGGGTCGCCACGTGCACGTCCCGGAAGCAGCGTTGCAGCGGGCTCGCCAGCCGGACCGAGGCTCCGCCACCGGCGTGGTAGACCAGATCGACGGCCTGGGCCGCGCTCCTGGTCGCCTGGGCGACGGCCAGTCGCAGCCGGGCCCGCCGGCCCACCGACACCGCCTCGCCGGCCGACACCAGCCGCCAGCACTCGGCGATCTCGCCGACCAGGTACGCCCGCCCGCCGCCGAGAATCGCCTCCGCCTCGGCCAGCACTGTCCGGCTCATCGGCTTTGCGGCCAGCGGCTGCCCGGTCAACGGGTCGCGCTTGTCCCCCGCCAACCGGGCGAACTCGTCGAGTGCGGCGCGGGCGATGCCGAGCGCCACCGCGCCGATGCCGAACGCGAGCAGCCCGAACACCGGGAACCGGTAGAGCGGCCGGTCGAGCCGCGCCGGCCCGAAGATCGAGAACGCGTACGCCTCCGGCACGAAGAGGTCCACCGCCTCGATGTCGTGGCTGCCGGTGCCGGCCAGCCCGACGACGTCCCAGTTGTCGTGCACGGTCACCTCGGCGGCGGGCATGATCACGTGCCGTACCTGCGGCATTCCGCCCGGTCCGGGGACCGGTCCCGCCTCGTTGACCACCACGCAGCCGCCGACCAGGTGGGTGGAGTGCCGGCTGCCGCTGGCGAACGACCAGCGGCCGCGTACGCGGTATCCGCCGGGCACGATGGTGGCCCGGCCGGAGGGGGCGGCGACCCCGGCGATCAGGAACCGTGGGTCGGCGAGCAGTTCCGCCGCCGTGGGCTCGTCCAGGTAGCCGAGGGTGATTCCGGTGGCGGCGGCGATCATCGTGCACCAGCCGACCGAGCCGTCGGCCCGGCCCAGTTCCTCGAAGATCTCGAACATGGCGAGCGGGTCGGTCTCGCCGCCGCCGATCCCCTGCGGCGCGGCGAGCCGGAACAGGCCCAGCCCGACCAGCTCGGAGACCAGCTCCTCCGGCAGCGCCCGGTCGTGTTCGATCTGCGGCGCGAGCGCCCGGATCCGAGTGGAGAGAGCACGAACCTCGTCGATCAGTACCGGCGACATGACAGCCAGCATAGGTGCGGGTCTCCCCCCGGACGAGGCCGGCGCCGACGTCAGCTCTCGGAGCTGCTGGCGGTGTCCGGGTACGGCTCGGGGTCGGTCACCCAGCCGGCGACGAGCACCAGTCCGGTGGGCCGGTGTACGGCGAGGAAGCCGAACGGGCGGTCGAAGTCGACGCGTACGAGTTGTTTCCGCTTCGTCGTCACCGGCCTGGCGGAACCGGCCATCATGGACATCGCGGTGACCGCGGCGGCCTTGAACCCGGTGGCGCCGAACGTGGCCGTCGCGCTCTGCCGCGCCTGCGACACGAACAGCGGCACCGGGCTGATTCCGGGAAAGTGTCCGTCGCTCGCGTCCATGGCGCTGCGCAGCCCGAACAGCGTGGCGTGTGCCGACAGGTCGTGGTCACCGCTGACGGTGAAGCCGACGGTCGAGACGACCAGCTCGGGTCGGTCGTCCGCCGCCGCCACGATCTCCGTCCGGACACCGGGCCCGGCCTCGATCGCCAGCGCCGAGCGTCCGGCGAGTGCGCCGATCGCGGCGGGCAGCACCTCCGGGGCGGGACGTGCCGGCTCGCCGAGGACGAGCACCACGTCGACGTCGTCGCGTCCGACGACGGTCAGCAGGGTCACCGGTCCGGCCGGGGTTCGGGCGACCCGGAGCACGCTCAGATCGCGTGTCCTGCGGTGCAGGCCGACCAGGTCCCGCCCCCGCCACGGGCCCGCCTGTGGTCTGCGCGAGTCCTCCTCGAACCGTTCGACCCAGTCGGTCAGCACCAGCAGTGCGCTGGCCAGCAGCATGACCGTGTCGGCGTCCACGGCGACCGGCATGGCCGGGATCAGACCCCCGGTCCGCTCCGCCGCCCACCGGTCGAGCACCGGCTGGTCCACCTCGGAATCACCGGTGAGCTCCCCGCGCAGCGACTCCGGTACGGCGCGCAGCCACTGTTCGGTCAACGGCAGCTCCGCCCTCGACCAGAAGCCCAGGGCGAGGCGGGTGGTCGGCGAGTTGTCGAGGCCGAAGTCGGCGGGGCTGGCGGCGACGGCGAGCAGTTCCGTACGGGCGGGACCGGCCGCGTACGGGGCCAGCAGTGCCAGCAGCGGGTAGACACCGGCGCCGGAGAGCACCGTCTGCCGCCCGTCGAGCAGGGACGTCCATCGGGCGGTCAGGGTGTTGGCGGCTCGGACACTCACAGCGGGTCTCCCGATCGTCGGTCGATGCTGCCGCACGGTACCCGTCCGGCGCCACCGGACCCGAACCGAATGTGGCCGGTACGGGGAACCCGTACCGGCCACATCCCTGGTGGTGGTGAGCTAGCTGGCGTACGCCTCGAACTCCCAGAGGGAGTGGCCGTAGCCGGTGCCTCTCGCGGTGCCGTTGACCCGGATGTAGCGGCCGTTGGCGCCGAGGCCGGTCAGTTCGTCCACTCCGCCGTCGGCACCGGTCACCGAGCGAACGGTGGTCCAGGTGGTGCCGTCGTTCGAGGTCTGGATCTGGTACGCGCTGCTGTAAGCCGCTTCCCAGCTCAGCTTGACCCGGCCGATCGCGGTGGGCGTGCCGAGGTCGACCCGGAGCGACTGCGGGTCGGCGAACAGCGACGACCAGCGGGTGGTGAGACTGCCGTCCACCGCCTGAGCGCCGGACATGCCGGCCCCCTCACTGCTGGAGACGAGGGTCGG is a window of Micromonospora sp. NBC_01699 DNA encoding:
- a CDS encoding putative bifunctional diguanylate cyclase/phosphodiesterase, with the translated sequence MSARKVLAWYVAVMGVLVGCFFVVPVLRTVLSGLVGLGGVVAVVVGVRWHRPRRGYTWWLLSAGMALLAVGDALYSVDAGLPSDAPASAADVSYLLMFPLIGAGLLGLTRSNIVARDRSQFLDFLIFSTAAGFLLWIFALAPHLTEPGVSTFSSSTVAAFALADLLVLATTVRLLTATRINPAAVLLMIGATGLLVADVGYGIALLGDGWQPGGPVELGWFTFSACWGAAALHPDMAQLTEPAQPRQIEVGRLRLVLLGLAAVLAPAVLLLQAVTGDVRDGTVIAVVSGVMFVLVLSRLADAADAHRLVVARERSLRKAAADLVSATAAREVDRAVRAAVARLVPKHAAHRVVFTVNRADGVPAVATSIWGPAVTEPSAYYPAPSAATARRTRVLRIGALQPALAEQLGQFKTAVLCPLVLDERATGLPRVGALLVAADSEVLAGLRDSLEVLAAQVALALERIGLSQEISRRDSEAYFRSVVHNATDVILVVDDDRSIRYASPSVRTVIGIEPTDCAELTSVVHPDDHDLLVDLLEPSRLAAGEWADWTVRRPDGERIHLEVSCRDLRRDRTVRGVVVTMRDITERRRLERELTHRSMHDVLTGLANRASFQDQVYAAVGHARRSGRTVGVLCVDLDEFSSVNDAHGHAVGDGLLIAVGQRLRDLVGATGLVARLGGDEFAVLVPDAESPERAEQVADEIIRALAEPLAVGDIPVNGSVSVGVATSADATDAGELLKHGDLALYVAKGAGKGRWCRYQSELHTAIVQRLELRTALAEAVERRSFVVEYQPIVDLYSGAATGFEALVRWHHPGRGIVPPDQFIALAEETGLIEQIGDWVLRQAVAAVGRWGQDRTPATTPYVSVNVSARQLRAGGFVDRVRDALSAADVPPTLLMLEITESLLLRDDDRVWAELTELRTLGVRVAIDDFGTGFSSLSYLQQVPADVLKIDRSFTATVASSRRQLLLLEGIVRLAGTLSLDVVAEGVETEEVRTLLMNLGCASGQGYLFSRPLAEDDATRWSPHPRTPTPTPTQRA
- a CDS encoding nucleoside/nucleotide kinase family protein gives rise to the protein MAVPAQPYTFDQLVARARALVVAGPRRLLGITGAPGAGKSTLAGRLVAALGPTAALVPMDGFHLAEAELHRLGRHARKGAIDTFDGAGFVALAHRLRTVVDTTVYAPEFRRDLEESIAGAIGVPPEVRLVVTEGNYLLVPTAPWGELRGLLDEVWFLDLDARERLRRLTERHVGFGRAATEAAARARGTDQVNADLIETTALRSDLVVRLSE
- a CDS encoding SIMPL domain-containing protein: MVDGPVVAVRGEAFREVPPELARFQVTATARDKDRQATLTRLAERAEGVRALIDSYGAAIERRESGQLQVYPEVKRSGERVVAYHGSVSTTVTVTDFTVLGELMLRLADRDQTQVAGPWWELRPGSPVYREARRAAIGEAVDRAREYADALGARVTALVQLADASSDQPRPMMMVGSTQNFRAKGAMDGVPELDLDPQMQSIQASVEARFTISEPTVLAQPRD
- a CDS encoding acyl-CoA dehydrogenase family protein — protein: MSPVLIDEVRALSTRIRALAPQIEHDRALPEELVSELVGLGLFRLAAPQGIGGGETDPLAMFEIFEELGRADGSVGWCTMIAAATGITLGYLDEPTAAELLADPRFLIAGVAAPSGRATIVPGGYRVRGRWSFASGSRHSTHLVGGCVVVNEAGPVPGPGGMPQVRHVIMPAAEVTVHDNWDVVGLAGTGSHDIEAVDLFVPEAYAFSIFGPARLDRPLYRFPVFGLLAFGIGAVALGIARAALDEFARLAGDKRDPLTGQPLAAKPMSRTVLAEAEAILGGGRAYLVGEIAECWRLVSAGEAVSVGRRARLRLAVAQATRSAAQAVDLVYHAGGGASVRLASPLQRCFRDVHVATQHAMVGPDLFETVGGVLLDQPVPTVRL
- a CDS encoding serpin family protein, producing MSVRAANTLTARWTSLLDGRQTVLSGAGVYPLLALLAPYAAGPARTELLAVAASPADFGLDNSPTTRLALGFWSRAELPLTEQWLRAVPESLRGELTGDSEVDQPVLDRWAAERTGGLIPAMPVAVDADTVMLLASALLVLTDWVERFEEDSRRPQAGPWRGRDLVGLHRRTRDLSVLRVARTPAGPVTLLTVVGRDDVDVVLVLGEPARPAPEVLPAAIGALAGRSALAIEAGPGVRTEIVAAADDRPELVVSTVGFTVSGDHDLSAHATLFGLRSAMDASDGHFPGISPVPLFVSQARQSATATFGATGFKAAAVTAMSMMAGSARPVTTKRKQLVRVDFDRPFGFLAVHRPTGLVLVAGWVTDPEPYPDTASSSES